The bacterium nucleotide sequence CCATCTCGGATAAATCGCTTATGCTCCTTAATGTGGATGACAATATAGAGGTCGCCAGGGGAACCGCCACCTATTCCTATCTCTCCCTCTCCCTGTATCCTTATGCTTGTTCCAGATTCAATACCTTGTGGGATTTTAATGGTTATTGTCTTCTTTCTATGGATAAAACCCCTTCCCCTACATTCAGGGCAGGATGTTGTAATAATTGAGCCACCTCCATCACACCTTGTGCAGGTTCTTGAAATTGAGAAAAACCCTGTTTGCTGAATAAGCCTTCCACTTCCATTACAGGTTGGGCAAGTCTTTCTTTCTGTCCCTCCTTCCCCTCCACAGAAAGAACAAACCTCCTTCTTTTCAAAGGAGATTTTCTCCTCCTTTCCAAAATATGCATCCTCAAGGGAAATTTCTAAATCATACCTTAAATTCTCTCCCCTATGAGCCCTTTTTCCTCTTCTTCCAAATATTTCTCCAAATATCCCTCCGCCAAATATATCGCCAAATATATCCTCAATATCGCCAAAATGGGTAAAATCAGACCATGTGAACCCTCCCCTACCAAATGTAGTTTTCATGCCTTCATGACCAAATTGGTCATATTGCGACCTCTTTTGTGGAGAAGAGAGAACCTCGTAAGCCTCAGCAAGCTCCTTAAATTTCTCCTCTGCTTGCTTACTTCCTCCTGCTACATCTGGATGGTATTTTTTGGCAAGCCTTCTATATGCAGATTTTATCTCATCAGAGCTTGCATTCTTTGAAACGCCGAGGATTTCATAATAATCCCTTTTCATTAAACCTGTTCTTTCAAAGCTTTTTCTACTTCACAAACACTCAAACCAAGAGAAACAGGAAAGCCTAAATCAGAAAGGGTCATCTCCAGAGCAGCAATTGTTGTTATGAGATCAAATTTTTCTACATAGCCAAGATGGGCTATTCTAAATATTTTATCCTCAAGCTCTCCTTGACCCTTTGCAATATTCACACCATAAATATCTTTCATCCTATTGTAGAGCTTACCAGCATCAATACCCTCTGGAACCTTCACTGATGTTAAGGCATTTGATGGCTTTTTTGCAAACAAAGAAAGCCCTAAAGCAGAGACAGCAGACCTTGTTGCTAAAGCTAGTTTTTTATGCCTCTCTATGACATTAGAAAGCCCCTCTTTTTTTATCCTATCCAAAGCAATAGATAAACCCCGAATTAGAGAAATTGCAGGGGTAAATGGTGTATCATTCTTTTCTTGTGCTTTATTTGCCTTTTTGAATGAGAAATAGTATTTACAAAGGTCTGATTTTTCTGCCTCCTCTAATACCCTTTTGCTTACTGCAACAAAA carries:
- the dnaJ gene encoding molecular chaperone DnaJ, with the protein product MKRDYYEILGVSKNASSDEIKSAYRRLAKKYHPDVAGGSKQAEEKFKELAEAYEVLSSPQKRSQYDQFGHEGMKTTFGRGGFTWSDFTHFGDIEDIFGDIFGGGIFGEIFGRRGKRAHRGENLRYDLEISLEDAYFGKEEKISFEKKEVCSFCGGEGGTERKTCPTCNGSGRLIQQTGFFSISRTCTRCDGGGSIITTSCPECRGRGFIHRKKTITIKIPQGIESGTSIRIQGEGEIGIGGGSPGDLYIVIHIKEHKRFIRDGDNLILDNPIGFIKATLGGEIEIPLIDGKKARLKVPEGTQTHRVFRLQGKGMPRFKGYGYGDLFVRVIVCLPTRLSKEEKRLFLELSKVHGEDAKEEEKRVIERAKE